The genomic segment CAGTATAATATAATAGATTATAGTAGAAAACCTCTAACATATGATTCATCCGCATAACGGAGACGGAAGACAACAGACTAAAATGTGCGCCAAGAAAGCCATAAAGACTTTCCTGCTACGCCCGAAGGATTTCAAGTGACACTTTTGCGTTTAAAAGCAATTATTATAGTTCAATGCGCGTTTGCTTATATTATAGGCTTTTTTACTGTTATGAACGCCATACTGCCGGACATAAGTAAAATAAAAACAAGAGTGACCATAAAAGTTTACAACGGCAAAACATTTACAAATCGCGCTGTTTCGCCTTATTCCAAAAATTTTGTCCGCTCCGTTGAACTTCCCAAATATGTTACAGGCGCGATAATTGCGGCGGAAGATGGAAGTTTTTTCAGGCATAAAGGTATTAATATCGACGAAACTTTAAGGGCGGCAAGATACGATTTGCTTCATCTTAAATTAAAATACGGCGGCAGCACAATTACGCAGCAGCTTGTAAAAAACGCGTATTTGACCAAAGAAAAAACAATTAAGAGAAAGTTAATAGAAGCAATAACCGCGGTACGAGTTGAAAATAAACTTACAAAAAGGCAGATACTTGATTACTACATAAATATCGCGGAATTTGGAAAAGGGATTTATGGTATCAGGCAGGCTTCAAAGGTATATTTTGATAAATATCCGCATGAACTTACGCCTAAAGAAGCGGCCATACTTGCTGTTGTAATCCCGCAGCCAAAGGCAAGAGGAAAAGAACTGCTGACAAAACAGAAAGAAGAGTTTCAGAAAAGGCGTGTTGCCAGGATAATAGCAAGAATGAAACTGCGCGGTTACATAAAAGACAGCGGAGCGTAAATTCTTCGGAAGCTTAGAGGCTTGGATGCTTGGATGCTTGGAAAAATTCAAAACAACTGTCCTCTAATACTTGGCAGCTCAGCGGCTCTGTTTTGTTTTTTTGTGTATGCAGTGGCAGGCGCGCGTTTTAATATCGAGTCTATAATAAAATTGCTCGGTATTATGCGCGGCAGTTGATTTGGGTTTGTTTTTTCTTCCGACCCTCTGACCATCTGTGCATCCGTCCCTCGGCTTTACAGGGCTTGGGTATATTTTTTCAGTACGCGCCGCAAATTGGTAATCTTGTATCCAAACAAGCTTGAAATCTACAGGTATGTTAATTTATTGGCAAACGGGAACACGCGGTACATACGTGCATGACGGCGCGGCATTAAACAGTTTCTGCCGTATATATACTGTGTTTGCGCGGCACGCACTGAAAAAACACACCCAACCCCTGTAGTTGTTAATCTAATTTCGATTTTCGAATTTTTGATGTTTGTTTTATCTTCCGACCCTCTGACCATCCGTGCATCCGTTTCCCGGCTTTACCGGGCTTGGTGTATGTAGTGGTAGGCACGCCCTTTAGGTGCGTTGTTTTGATTTGTATTGGTAGACGCGGGTCTTTAGCCTGCGCTGTGTTGGTCTGGTTTTTATATTTGTCTTTGCCAAGCCTCTAAGCATCCAAGCGTCTAAGCATTCAACTAACCAAGCATCTAAGCGTCCAAGCCTCTGCTCTTAATATCCCATCTTTCGCAGCTGCTCCACCCATTGTTTTGCGGCCTGATAATTAGGGTCGTACTTTAAAACTTCCGCCATTTCTTTCTTCGCGTTTTTATAATCGTTCATCCTGTAATAACACGCGCCAAGGTTGTACCGCGCTTCTATAAGCGATGGCGTCACATTCAACGCGCGTTTGTACATCTCTTTTGCTTTTTCAAAATCTCCGCTGTTAAAATATAAATTTGCCATGTTGTTCATGGCTGCCGTAAATTTGGGGTTAAGAGCCAGTGTCTTTTCATATTCTTCAAGTGCTTTTTCATTTATCCCTTTTGCCATGTATACATTTGCCACATTGTAATGCGACTCTATAAAGTGGGGGAACATTGCAAGGCCGCGGTTATAATATTTTATTGCGGTGTCTGTATCTAAAAGCGCGTTATACGCGTTTCCCGCGTATAAAACAAGTTCTATCTTGTCAGTGCCGCGCGCGTTGGAAGCCAGTGATTTTTCAAAAGTATCGCGCGCCTGCGCGTAGTTTCCGGCGGCAAACTGCGACTGCCCGTGTTTAACAAGCACGTTAGCGTAAAATATCCTGATTTGAATTACAGAAAAAATAAAAGCTGCAATTGCAAGAATAAACGTTAAAGGCACAGCGGGAACTTTTTTTATCTGCAGGGTATAGCGTTTTTCGTAAAGCGAAAAAATTCCAAACAGCGACCATAGAAGTATAAGCGTAGGCGCGAC from the Candidatus Goldiibacteriota bacterium genome contains:
- a CDS encoding transglycosylase domain-containing protein, giving the protein MTLLRLKAIIIVQCAFAYIIGFFTVMNAILPDISKIKTRVTIKVYNGKTFTNRAVSPYSKNFVRSVELPKYVTGAIIAAEDGSFFRHKGINIDETLRAARYDLLHLKLKYGGSTITQQLVKNAYLTKEKTIKRKLIEAITAVRVENKLTKRQILDYYINIAEFGKGIYGIRQASKVYFDKYPHELTPKEAAILAVVIPQPKARGKELLTKQKEEFQKRRVARIIARMKLRGYIKDSGA